One Sphingopyxis macrogoltabida genomic region harbors:
- a CDS encoding RHS repeat domain-containing protein — translation MKPINKTGARRARRLLASAAWMPLAMLACGLTSPVQAQDAPEPYRNDDVYGVDLTTGSFNVKLLEAAIGPADGGVSMVRYHGKSGYEDNWSGVLNRNSLSGQPQTTVNFGNISEKFNLVGSAWVPAKANGATLTETAHPDIYNKEYLYRAADGTEIVFKSPPLIASVTETSGSVTYRCEEGGPLSSNCALPVSVKRPDGQKYALSWNAVKLARPVGGVWMPANQANYDVYIRFAGVSSASSYGFGVSYQSNAPFLNTPPAGWYVRSGATFSDQAQAMNPADKPVATYTYPASNILEVTTADGDVWRFTKGTSGTGNGRIVGIQRPGATSDTTTIAYDSSGRVTSITDDGVTKTYSWGTLGANTVVDTTEAGTDTGQAVSNPVVGRPTTVTNGTSQTVTYQYDANNRRTRTTMPEGNYVQTTYDTRGNVTETRAVAKSGSGLADVVTTANFDASCANAAKCNKPNWTQDALGNRTNYTYDTTHGQVTRVQLPSPTADAAGTETGVRPEINYTYTPKKAKILQGGVLVDAPDTQYKVTQITTCATAATCAGTANETKVTIAYNNNLLPSSVTTAAGDGSVTSTTAYTYDARGNIASVDGPLAGTADTTYYFYGPNNLYFGMIEPDPDGAGTRPRRAERRTYSDGSTPQSISTGTVTGTTWTDLTGMTALQTVTYAYDANKKLIKETTSTPSGTVGITQYSYDSKKRLQCTAVRMNPATWASLPASACTAATTSTAYGPDRITRTSYDANDRPTKVENAVGTTAAADEVRSAYTANGQVDYVIDAESNRTTYVYDGHDRLSQTRYPSTTKGANASNASDYEGLTYDARSSVTQRRLRDGTAIDYSYDDLGRLTTKNLPGTEPDVTYAYDYMSRATGVTQGTQTHSFALNALGQVTGQTGPLGTVGYSYDAAGRRLTMSYPGGTLTINYDYDTVGNVTKIRENGATSGVGVLAAYAFDNQGRPTGVTFGNGSVQSLTYGTSTTTQTNGRVETIVNNLGGAATTHDLTQTFVYNPAGQIQSVVRSNDAYAWGAHYNVDRPHTIDGLNRIASAGFTYDTRGNLTNDGTNAYTYTAENLLKTAPGSTTLAYDPLGRLYQTVKSPTTTRFLYDGIDMIGEYDAANAVQRRYVHGPGIDNPIVWYEGSAISNATRRFLMADERGSVVSVTDSTGATVGLNSYDEYGIPASGNVGRFGYTGQAWLPEAKLWYYKARIYSPGLGRFLQTDPIGYRDGMNWYNYVGSDPVNFVDPLGLCTQLVGGEGPDGGAPYPPENCPKEGFQSPLLEMEFRMLDFYNVGQKTVPHGRPSVAKVICGLGWAGETLGELAEDNMLEAAVAGAAVGAMAGGPGSTATAPGGAVAGLAMAGAVTEVGTAGQFVQDMVTARSPRDVGVAAFRAGTGSVGRLGRGAANAISKVGHYLDSETLKNVNTVFDAVVDGAFSAVTGQAFDPESQC, via the coding sequence ATGAAACCGATCAATAAAACGGGCGCGCGCCGCGCCCGCCGCTTGCTTGCGTCCGCGGCATGGATGCCGCTCGCGATGCTGGCCTGTGGCCTGACATCGCCCGTTCAGGCGCAGGATGCGCCCGAACCCTATCGCAACGACGACGTCTATGGCGTCGATCTGACGACCGGCAGCTTCAATGTGAAGCTGCTCGAAGCTGCCATCGGACCGGCCGATGGCGGCGTGTCGATGGTGCGCTACCACGGCAAGAGCGGCTATGAGGATAACTGGTCGGGCGTTTTGAACCGGAACAGTTTAAGCGGACAGCCTCAGACCACTGTCAACTTTGGCAATATTTCCGAAAAGTTCAACTTGGTCGGCAGTGCTTGGGTGCCAGCGAAAGCGAATGGCGCGACTCTGACTGAAACGGCCCATCCTGACATCTACAACAAGGAGTATCTATACAGGGCGGCCGACGGGACAGAAATCGTCTTCAAGTCCCCCCCGCTGATTGCGTCGGTGACAGAGACATCGGGTTCGGTCACCTATCGTTGCGAAGAAGGCGGGCCGCTTTCGTCCAATTGCGCGCTTCCGGTTTCGGTAAAGCGCCCCGATGGCCAGAAATATGCGCTCTCGTGGAATGCTGTAAAACTCGCCCGCCCGGTAGGTGGGGTCTGGATGCCTGCCAATCAGGCGAATTATGACGTTTACATCCGTTTTGCGGGTGTCTCGTCCGCGTCGAGTTATGGCTTCGGTGTCAGTTATCAATCCAACGCACCCTTCCTGAACACGCCGCCGGCGGGATGGTATGTACGATCGGGCGCTACATTCTCCGATCAGGCGCAGGCGATGAATCCGGCGGATAAGCCGGTCGCAACCTACACCTACCCCGCATCGAACATCCTCGAAGTGACGACCGCGGACGGCGATGTCTGGCGCTTCACCAAGGGCACCAGCGGCACGGGGAACGGCCGGATCGTCGGCATCCAGCGCCCCGGCGCGACGAGCGATACCACCACGATCGCCTATGACAGCAGCGGCCGCGTCACATCGATCACCGACGACGGAGTGACGAAAACCTATAGCTGGGGCACGTTGGGCGCCAACACGGTTGTCGATACGACCGAAGCCGGGACCGATACCGGCCAGGCGGTGTCCAACCCCGTGGTCGGCCGGCCGACGACGGTCACCAACGGCACGTCGCAGACGGTCACCTATCAATATGATGCGAACAATCGCCGCACGCGGACGACGATGCCCGAGGGCAATTATGTCCAGACGACATATGATACGCGCGGCAATGTCACCGAGACGCGCGCGGTCGCCAAGTCGGGCAGCGGGCTCGCCGACGTCGTGACGACGGCCAATTTCGACGCAAGTTGTGCCAATGCGGCGAAGTGCAACAAGCCGAACTGGACGCAGGACGCGCTCGGCAACCGCACCAACTATACCTACGATACGACGCACGGACAGGTGACCAGGGTCCAGTTGCCGTCGCCGACCGCCGATGCGGCGGGAACCGAAACCGGCGTGCGGCCCGAAATCAACTACACCTACACGCCCAAAAAGGCGAAGATCCTGCAGGGCGGGGTGCTCGTCGACGCGCCCGACACGCAATACAAGGTTACGCAGATCACGACCTGCGCGACCGCGGCGACCTGTGCCGGCACCGCGAACGAGACCAAGGTCACGATCGCTTATAACAACAATCTGCTGCCGAGCAGCGTGACGACCGCGGCCGGCGACGGGTCGGTGACGTCGACCACCGCTTACACTTATGACGCGCGCGGCAATATCGCGAGCGTTGACGGGCCCTTGGCTGGCACGGCCGACACGACCTATTATTTTTACGGCCCCAACAATCTCTATTTTGGGATGATCGAGCCCGACCCCGACGGTGCAGGTACGCGCCCGCGCCGGGCGGAGCGGCGCACCTATTCGGACGGTTCGACGCCGCAGTCAATCTCGACGGGCACCGTCACCGGGACGACGTGGACCGACCTCACCGGTATGACGGCGTTGCAGACGGTTACCTATGCCTACGACGCCAACAAGAAGCTTATCAAGGAAACCACATCGACCCCGTCGGGCACCGTCGGCATCACCCAGTACAGCTATGACAGCAAGAAGCGGCTGCAATGCACCGCGGTGCGGATGAACCCGGCGACCTGGGCGTCGCTGCCGGCGAGCGCGTGCACCGCGGCGACGACGTCGACCGCCTATGGCCCCGACCGGATCACGCGCACCAGCTATGACGCTAACGACCGTCCGACCAAGGTCGAAAACGCCGTCGGCACGACCGCGGCGGCCGACGAGGTGCGCAGCGCCTATACCGCGAACGGGCAGGTCGATTATGTGATCGACGCCGAAAGCAATCGCACCACCTATGTCTATGACGGCCACGACCGGTTGTCGCAGACGCGCTATCCATCGACGACCAAGGGGGCGAACGCGAGCAATGCGAGCGATTATGAGGGGCTGACCTATGACGCGCGCAGCAGCGTCACCCAGCGCCGCCTGCGCGACGGCACGGCGATCGACTACAGCTATGACGATCTTGGCCGGTTGACGACGAAGAACCTGCCGGGGACCGAGCCCGACGTTACCTACGCCTATGACTATATGAGCCGCGCGACCGGGGTGACGCAGGGGACGCAGACGCACAGCTTTGCGCTTAACGCGCTCGGGCAAGTGACCGGTCAGACGGGGCCGCTCGGTACCGTCGGTTACAGCTATGACGCGGCGGGACGGCGGCTGACGATGAGCTATCCGGGCGGGACGCTGACGATCAATTATGATTATGACACGGTCGGCAACGTCACGAAGATCCGCGAAAATGGCGCGACGAGCGGCGTCGGCGTGCTCGCCGCCTATGCCTTCGACAATCAGGGGCGGCCGACGGGCGTCACCTTCGGCAACGGATCGGTGCAGAGCCTGACCTATGGGACGAGCACGACGACGCAGACCAACGGGCGGGTCGAGACGATCGTCAACAACCTCGGCGGTGCGGCGACGACGCACGACCTGACGCAGACCTTCGTCTATAATCCGGCGGGGCAGATCCAGAGCGTGGTGCGCAGCAACGACGCCTATGCCTGGGGTGCGCATTACAACGTCGACCGTCCCCACACGATCGACGGGCTCAATCGCATCGCGAGCGCGGGCTTCACCTATGACACGCGCGGCAACCTGACCAACGACGGGACCAACGCCTATACCTATACAGCGGAGAATCTGCTCAAGACCGCGCCGGGCAGTACCACGCTCGCCTATGACCCGCTCGGCCGGCTGTATCAGACGGTGAAGTCGCCCACGACGACGCGCTTCCTTTACGACGGCATCGACATGATCGGCGAATATGACGCGGCGAACGCGGTGCAGCGCCGCTATGTCCACGGCCCCGGCATCGACAACCCGATCGTCTGGTACGAAGGCAGCGCGATCAGCAATGCCACGCGGCGCTTCCTGATGGCCGACGAGCGCGGTAGCGTGGTGAGCGTGACCGACAGCACCGGTGCGACGGTGGGGCTCAACAGCTACGACGAATATGGGATTCCGGCGTCGGGCAATGTCGGGCGGTTCGGCTACACCGGGCAAGCGTGGCTGCCCGAGGCGAAGCTCTGGTATTACAAGGCGCGGATCTATTCGCCGGGGTTGGGACGGTTCTTGCAGACCGATCCGATTGGGTATCGGGATGGGATGAACTGGTATAACTACGTTGGTAGTGATCCGGTGAACTTTGTCGATCCGCTCGGTCTTTGTACACAGTTGGTTGGCGGAGAAGGGCCAGACGGCGGCGCTCCCTATCCTCCAGAAAATTGCCCAAAAGAGGGGTTCCAGTCTCCCTTGCTTGAGATGGAATTTCGCATGCTCGACTTTTACAATGTTGGTCAAAAAACAGTGCCGCATGGCAGGCCGTCGGTAGCCAAAGTAATTTGCGGTTTGGGCTGGGCTGGTGAAACACTGGGTGAACTGGCCGAAGACAATATGCTTGAGGCGGCTGTTGCAGGTGCTGCAGTTGGAGCCATGGCCGGTGGCCCTGGCAGCACTGCGACGGCTCCTGGCGGAGCAGTGGCTGGTCTTGCGATGGCTGGCGCAGTCACAGAGGTGGGAACTGCAGGGCAATTTGTCCAAGATATGGTGACGGCCCGTTCTCCACGAGACGTCGGTGTGGCGGCTTTTCGAGCTGGAACTGGTTCCGTAGGGCGCCTTGGTCGAGGGGCCGCGAACGCCATTTCGAAGGTCGGTCATTATCTCGATTCGGAAACACTTAAAAACGTCAACACCGTATTCGATGCTGTGGTAGATGGAGCTTTCTCGGCTGTGACCGGTCAGGCGTTCGACCCAGAAAGTCAGTGTTAA